From Cellulomonas dongxiuzhuiae, the proteins below share one genomic window:
- a CDS encoding SRPBCC family protein, with translation MSTAPHVPYRLQFSVEVPGTPEQVWHAVATAQGMSAWFLPTEIEEREGGRLHFAMGEDMGSDGHVTDWEPPRRVVYEEDWAALMGKEPDELSPMTSEFIVEARSGGTCVVHVTTSGFGTGADWEQEWWDDMGTAWKPSFDVLRLYLAHFPGQEATQLEVSASHPGDAAALWVALRDALRLGDEGASVDLLGATGTVERVGERRAVVRVTAPVPGLVTVSTYGDGEGTASASVHGHLFSPDAAAYVQQQEPAWRDRLQGLTVRS, from the coding sequence ATGAGCACCGCACCGCACGTCCCCTACCGCCTGCAGTTCAGCGTCGAGGTGCCCGGCACCCCCGAGCAGGTGTGGCACGCCGTGGCCACCGCGCAGGGCATGAGCGCGTGGTTCCTGCCCACCGAGATCGAGGAGCGCGAGGGCGGCCGCCTGCACTTCGCCATGGGCGAGGACATGGGCTCCGACGGCCACGTCACCGACTGGGAGCCGCCGCGCCGCGTCGTGTACGAGGAGGACTGGGCCGCCCTCATGGGCAAGGAGCCCGACGAGCTGAGCCCGATGACCTCGGAGTTCATCGTCGAGGCACGCTCCGGCGGCACGTGCGTCGTCCACGTCACCACCAGCGGGTTCGGCACCGGCGCCGACTGGGAGCAGGAGTGGTGGGACGACATGGGCACCGCCTGGAAGCCGTCGTTCGACGTCCTGCGCCTGTACCTCGCGCACTTCCCCGGGCAGGAGGCGACGCAGCTCGAGGTCAGCGCGTCCCACCCGGGTGACGCCGCGGCCCTCTGGGTGGCGCTGCGCGACGCGCTGCGGCTCGGCGACGAGGGCGCGTCGGTCGACCTGCTCGGCGCGACCGGCACGGTGGAGCGCGTGGGCGAGCGCCGCGCGGTCGTCCGGGTCACGGCGCCGGTGCCGGGACTAGTCACGGTCTCCACGTACGGCGACGGCGAGGGAACGGCCAGCGCGAGCGTCCACGGGCACCTGTTCTCCCCCGACGCGGCGGCGTACGTGCAGCAGCAGGAGCCCGCGTGGCGGGACCGGCTGCAGGGGCTGACCGTCCGGTCCTGA
- a CDS encoding winged helix-turn-helix domain-containing protein: MRDIEVIEDPHTAATALDPVRSRLLGELVVPASAAGLAARVGIARQKVNYHLRALESHGLVELAEERRHGGLTERVLRASAASYVVSPAAVSASAAEPDAEADRESARYLVALAGRLVREVGALARRAGTSGRRLSTLTIDTQIGFRSAADRAAFADDLTAAVLDLAARYHHDDGRPHRLVVAAHPVPEESR; encoded by the coding sequence ATGAGGGATATCGAGGTCATCGAGGACCCGCACACGGCCGCCACCGCGCTGGACCCCGTGCGGTCGCGGCTGCTGGGCGAGCTCGTGGTCCCGGCGTCCGCCGCGGGGCTCGCCGCCCGCGTCGGCATCGCGCGCCAGAAGGTCAACTACCACCTGCGGGCCCTCGAGTCGCACGGCCTCGTCGAACTCGCCGAGGAGCGCCGGCACGGCGGCCTCACCGAGCGCGTCCTTCGCGCGTCCGCCGCCTCCTACGTCGTGTCGCCCGCAGCCGTCAGCGCGTCGGCCGCCGAGCCCGACGCCGAGGCCGACCGCGAGTCCGCCCGCTACCTCGTCGCGCTGGCCGGACGGCTGGTCCGTGAGGTCGGGGCGCTGGCACGGCGCGCCGGGACGTCGGGGCGGCGGCTGTCGACCCTGACCATCGACACGCAGATCGGGTTCCGGTCGGCCGCGGACCGCGCGGCCTTCGCCGACGACCTCACCGCGGCGGTGCTCGACCTGGCCGCGCGCTACCACCACGACGACGGGCGCCCGCACCGGCTCGTCGTCGCCGCCCACCCCGTACCCGAGGAGAGCCGATGA
- a CDS encoding pyridoxamine 5'-phosphate oxidase family protein, with product MSTDPTLTPEDVELLRRPLHGFLSVAAGPVPAQPRPVWFELTDDGTVQLFTGPDTLKVRRLRRDPRASLVVAAPVGEREHWVSVAGHVTVETDGAHDLASRLAARYWDLADATRARDLEEILAEDQVRLVLHPDAVSRYAY from the coding sequence ATGAGCACCGACCCGACCCTGACCCCCGAGGACGTCGAGCTCCTGCGGCGACCGCTGCACGGCTTCCTCAGCGTCGCCGCCGGCCCCGTCCCCGCCCAGCCTCGCCCCGTGTGGTTCGAGCTCACGGACGACGGCACCGTCCAGCTCTTCACAGGCCCCGACACCCTCAAGGTGCGCCGCCTGCGGCGTGACCCGCGGGCGTCGCTCGTCGTCGCGGCGCCCGTGGGCGAGCGCGAGCACTGGGTGTCGGTGGCCGGGCACGTGACGGTCGAGACCGACGGTGCGCACGACCTGGCGTCGCGCCTCGCGGCGCGCTACTGGGACCTCGCCGACGCGACCCGCGCGCGGGACCTCGAGGAGATCCTCGCCGAGGACCAGGTGCGCCTGGTGCTCCACCCGGACGCGGTCAGCCGGTACGCGTACTGA